A window from Pseudomonas alloputida encodes these proteins:
- a CDS encoding DUF3094 domain-containing protein, with the protein MTSRLNPEDQRRVDEYLRAPQHQVERRPFRPWLLLVLVLAVTIGLGLISRLLSGLVL; encoded by the coding sequence ATGACCAGTCGCCTGAACCCGGAAGATCAGCGTCGTGTCGATGAGTATCTGCGAGCCCCCCAGCACCAAGTCGAGCGCAGGCCCTTCCGGCCGTGGCTGCTCCTTGTGCTGGTGCTGGCCGTGACCATCGGGTTGGGTCTCATCAGCCGCCTGCTGAGTGGACTGGTGCTATGA
- a CDS encoding DUF1780 domain-containing protein, producing MDDSDYLRLLTIQAEQANAFLSNARKWERERWVCQRLLQGLNIPYRSEDFTPAGQEPPDVLFRDAAFEVFFVLDEGRRLNDEWREELQRRRSAFSLAQLVRREARPRRISATELLGRLAPTLRKKAHNYRERGLELNELDIIAFSSLKREVLDLNTHFPPPTEYLRQGWRSLSLVGPTFARVLFAHPDAPDFLRGNLGRSIVFDVGISL from the coding sequence ATGGATGACTCAGACTACCTGCGCCTGCTTACCATCCAGGCCGAACAAGCCAATGCCTTTCTCTCCAACGCCCGTAAGTGGGAGCGGGAGCGTTGGGTGTGCCAGCGCCTGTTGCAGGGGCTGAACATTCCCTACCGCAGCGAGGACTTCACCCCGGCGGGGCAGGAGCCACCTGACGTGCTGTTCCGCGACGCCGCCTTCGAGGTGTTTTTCGTGCTCGACGAGGGCCGCCGGCTGAACGATGAATGGCGCGAGGAGCTGCAGCGGCGACGCAGTGCGTTTTCCCTGGCGCAGCTGGTACGCCGCGAAGCACGCCCACGGCGCATCAGTGCCACCGAACTGCTGGGGCGCCTGGCGCCCACCTTGCGCAAGAAGGCGCACAATTACCGGGAACGCGGGCTGGAGCTGAACGAGCTGGACATCATCGCGTTCTCCAGCCTCAAGCGCGAAGTGCTCGACCTCAACACCCACTTCCCGCCGCCTACCGAATACCTGCGCCAGGGCTGGCGCTCGCTGTCGCTGGTCGGGCCAACCTTTGCCCGGGTACTGTTTGCCCACCCCGATGCGCCGGATTTCCTGCGCGGCAACCTGGGCCGCAGCATCGTCTTCGACGTAGGCATCAGTCTTTGA
- a CDS encoding energy-coupling factor ABC transporter permease, which yields MAAKGIVQVISAQVLSGTTLTLGWLGYVPLLIWAVSRVRWVELFTDRRRQHLLFGTVFCLFALWLVRRDFDTGVSYHFIGMTAVTLLLDWPLAVLGGFMAQLGLLALGRQDLAALGVNGLMLIGLPVLITEVCAIVVERAQPRNLFVYIFCSGFFPAALTVLVCVPAALGVLWLDGRFALPEWLSDFVGYLWLMMFPEAFINGMVISALVVFCPEWLETFNRTRYLQAPWKEDER from the coding sequence ATGGCCGCAAAGGGTATTGTTCAGGTGATCAGCGCGCAGGTGTTATCCGGCACCACCCTTACCCTTGGCTGGCTGGGTTATGTGCCGTTGCTGATCTGGGCGGTCAGCCGGGTTCGCTGGGTGGAACTGTTTACCGACCGGCGCCGCCAGCATTTGCTGTTTGGCACGGTGTTCTGCCTGTTTGCGCTGTGGCTGGTGCGGCGCGACTTTGATACCGGGGTGTCGTACCACTTTATTGGCATGACGGCGGTCACCCTGTTGCTGGACTGGCCGCTGGCGGTGCTGGGTGGCTTCATGGCCCAGCTCGGCTTGCTGGCGCTTGGGCGACAAGACCTGGCGGCGTTGGGGGTGAACGGCTTGATGCTGATTGGTTTGCCGGTGCTGATTACTGAGGTGTGCGCGATAGTGGTCGAGCGCGCCCAGCCGCGAAACCTGTTCGTTTATATTTTTTGTTCGGGGTTCTTCCCGGCAGCGCTCACCGTGCTGGTTTGCGTACCGGCGGCGCTAGGGGTGTTGTGGCTCGACGGGCGGTTTGCCCTGCCGGAATGGCTCAGCGACTTTGTCGGCTACCTGTGGCTGATGATGTTCCCCGAGGCGTTCATCAACGGCATGGTGATAAGTGCGCTGGTGGTGTTTTGCCCCGAGTGGCTGGAAACCTTCAACCGGACGCGGTATTTGCAGGCGCCCTGGAAGGAAGATGAGCGGTGA
- the yacG gene encoding DNA gyrase inhibitor YacG, producing MSQPLTVDCPTCGAPVEWSEKNAFRPFCSDRCKLIDLGAWAAEEHKIAGSEESEDELYSGDLEPRH from the coding sequence ATGAGCCAGCCATTGACCGTCGATTGCCCAACTTGCGGCGCGCCTGTGGAATGGAGCGAAAAAAACGCGTTCCGGCCGTTTTGTTCGGACCGTTGCAAACTGATCGACCTGGGCGCCTGGGCGGCTGAGGAGCACAAGATTGCGGGGTCGGAAGAGTCCGAAGATGAGCTGTATTCGGGGGACCTGGAGCCGCGGCATTGA
- the coaE gene encoding dephospho-CoA kinase (Dephospho-CoA kinase (CoaE) performs the final step in coenzyme A biosynthesis.) codes for MTTAAFTPWILGLTGGIGSGKSAAAERFVELGVHLVDADQAARWVVEPGRPALASIVERFGPGVLQGDGQLDRAALRQLIFADPAQRKWLEQLLHPLIGQEIFSYLAKAQSPYAVYVSPLLIESGQHHKTQRVLVIDAPQDLQIARTLARDNTSAEHVQAILQAQLAREDRLRHADDVVVNDGGLAALHEQIDRLHHFYLTLKGGQP; via the coding sequence ATGACCACTGCGGCCTTTACCCCCTGGATTCTCGGCCTGACCGGCGGCATTGGTAGCGGTAAAAGCGCCGCTGCCGAGCGCTTTGTCGAGCTTGGCGTGCACCTGGTCGATGCGGACCAGGCGGCGCGCTGGGTTGTCGAACCTGGCCGCCCGGCCCTGGCCAGCATCGTCGAGCGCTTCGGCCCGGGCGTGCTGCAGGGTGACGGCCAGCTCGATCGCGCCGCCCTGCGCCAGCTGATATTCGCCGACCCGGCGCAACGCAAATGGCTGGAACAACTGCTGCACCCGCTGATCGGTCAGGAGATTTTCAGCTATCTGGCCAAGGCGCAGTCGCCTTATGCGGTCTATGTGTCGCCGCTGCTGATCGAATCGGGCCAGCACCATAAGACCCAACGCGTACTGGTGATCGATGCGCCGCAGGACCTGCAAATAGCCCGTACCCTGGCGCGGGACAACACCAGTGCCGAGCACGTGCAGGCCATTTTGCAGGCGCAGTTGGCCCGTGAGGATCGCTTGCGCCATGCCGATGATGTGGTGGTCAACGACGGCGGCCTGGCCGCGCTGCACGAGCAGATTGACCGCCTGCACCACTTTTACCTGACTTTGAAAGGAGGCCAGCCATGA
- a CDS encoding prepilin peptidase, with the protein MTLWALLAEQPAYFLTLATVLGLLVGSFINVLVYRLPIMLERQWQREAQEVLGLPTTQHARFDLCLPASRCPHCAHRIRAWENIPVISYLALGGRCSSCKNRISLRYPVVEVASALLSLVVAWRFGASVEALVALPLTWCLLALSLIDADHQLLPDVLVLPTMWLGLIVNAFGIHVPLADALWGAVAGYLSLWTVYWVFRLVTGKEGMGYGDFKLMALIGAWGGWQVLPLTLLLSSVVGALFGLCLLRFRRDAMGTAIPFGPYLAIAGWIAVLWGDEIYASYMQLLGY; encoded by the coding sequence ATGACTTTATGGGCTTTGCTGGCTGAACAGCCAGCGTATTTCCTCACCCTTGCCACGGTGCTCGGCCTGCTGGTGGGCAGCTTTATCAACGTGCTGGTGTATCGCCTGCCGATCATGCTGGAGCGGCAATGGCAGCGTGAGGCGCAAGAGGTATTGGGGCTGCCGACCACGCAGCACGCGCGTTTCGACCTGTGCCTGCCCGCCTCCCGGTGCCCACACTGCGCGCACCGGATTCGTGCGTGGGAGAACATTCCGGTCATCAGCTACCTGGCCTTGGGCGGGCGCTGTTCGTCCTGCAAAAACCGCATCAGCCTGCGTTACCCGGTAGTGGAAGTGGCCAGCGCGCTGCTGTCGCTGGTAGTGGCCTGGCGCTTCGGCGCTTCGGTAGAGGCGTTGGTGGCTCTGCCGCTGACCTGGTGCCTGCTGGCGCTGAGCCTGATCGATGCGGACCACCAGCTGCTGCCGGATGTGCTGGTGCTGCCGACCATGTGGCTAGGGCTGATCGTCAATGCCTTTGGCATCCATGTGCCCCTGGCCGACGCACTGTGGGGCGCAGTGGCCGGGTACCTCAGCCTGTGGACGGTGTACTGGGTGTTCAGGCTGGTCACCGGCAAGGAAGGCATGGGCTATGGCGATTTCAAGCTGATGGCGCTGATCGGGGCGTGGGGGGGTTGGCAGGTGCTGCCGTTGACGCTGCTGTTGTCGTCGGTGGTGGGGGCGCTGTTTGGCCTGTGCCTGCTGCGTTTTCGCCGGGATGCCATGGGCACGGCAATCCCGTTTGGCCCTTATCTGGCAATTGCGGGGTGGATTGCCGTGCTCTGGGGTGATGAAATATACGCCTCATACATGCAACTGCTTGGATACTGA
- a CDS encoding type II secretion system F family protein yields the protein MTSSSLLYHWHGTDANGAPVSGQTPGRSPAYVRAGLIRQGITVASLRPASGLAFSLPKRREKADPAGFSRQLATLLKAGVPLLQAFEVMGRSGCDAAQAALLERLKQDVASGLGLADALQRHPAWFDALYCNLVRVGEQSGTLDRQLEQLAGMLEQRRVLHKKVRKAMIYPLLLLLTGLGVSAILLLEVIPKFESMFSGMGAALPAFTQWVINLSTGLSRFAPLLLVMGVVMGVAVRQLYRQHAPARLWISRRVLGLPVFGKLLGQAALARFARSLATSYGAGVPLLDALGTVARVTGGDLHEQAVLRLRQGMANGQGLNQAMAGEPLFPPLLVQLTAIGESSGTLDQMLEKAASHYEEQVSQALDQLTSLLEPAIVLILGLLVGGLVVAMYLPIFQLGSLI from the coding sequence CGCGCCGGTCAGCGGCCAAACACCCGGGCGCAGCCCGGCTTATGTGCGCGCCGGGCTGATTCGCCAGGGCATCACGGTGGCGAGTTTGCGGCCGGCCAGCGGGCTGGCGTTCAGCTTGCCAAAGCGGCGCGAAAAGGCTGACCCGGCGGGGTTCAGCCGGCAGTTGGCGACGTTGCTCAAGGCCGGCGTGCCGCTGCTGCAGGCGTTCGAGGTGATGGGCCGCAGTGGTTGCGATGCGGCGCAGGCGGCGCTGCTGGAAAGATTGAAACAGGATGTGGCCTCGGGCCTGGGGTTGGCGGATGCGTTGCAGCGTCACCCGGCATGGTTCGATGCGCTGTATTGCAACCTGGTACGGGTGGGCGAGCAGTCCGGTACGCTCGACCGGCAACTGGAGCAACTGGCGGGCATGCTGGAACAGCGTCGGGTGCTGCACAAGAAGGTGCGCAAGGCAATGATCTACCCGCTGCTGCTGTTGCTGACCGGGCTGGGGGTGTCGGCGATCTTGTTGCTGGAGGTGATTCCTAAATTCGAGAGCATGTTCTCGGGCATGGGTGCGGCGTTGCCGGCATTTACCCAATGGGTGATCAACTTGTCCACAGGGCTGAGCCGGTTTGCGCCGCTGCTGCTGGTGATGGGCGTGGTGATGGGTGTTGCCGTGCGCCAGCTTTACCGGCAGCACGCGCCAGCGCGCCTGTGGATATCTCGACGGGTGCTGGGCTTGCCCGTGTTTGGCAAGTTGCTGGGGCAGGCCGCGCTGGCGCGGTTTGCGCGCAGCCTGGCAACGTCCTACGGCGCCGGGGTGCCGTTGCTGGATGCGCTGGGGACGGTGGCGCGGGTAACGGGTGGCGACCTGCACGAGCAGGCGGTGTTGCGGCTGCGCCAAGGCATGGCCAATGGGCAAGGGCTGAACCAGGCGATGGCCGGTGAACCGCTGTTCCCCCCCTTGCTGGTGCAGTTGACGGCCATCGGTGAATCCAGCGGCACGCTGGACCAGATGCTGGAAAAAGCCGCCAGCCATTACGAGGAACAGGTCAGCCAGGCGCTGGATCAGTTGACCAGCCTGCTGGAGCCGGCCATCGTGCTGATCCTGGGCTTGCTGGTGGGTGGCCTGGTGGTGGCGATGTACCTGCCGATCTTCCAGTTGGGTAGTTTGATCTGA